TGGTTTAAAGCTTGGTAAAAAGCGCGCTATGGTGGTTGGTTTAGGTATTTACGGGATAATGTCCTGTATGATCACTTTCTTTGCGGCAGAATCATTTCCTATTTATATCGCAATTTCAGTTGTCAATATCATGGCGATGTATCTGTTTAACAGTTTTGGTGTCAACTATATGCTTGATGCAGGTGAATATGGTTTCTATACAACCAAAAAAGATAATCGGGCTGTTGCCATGTCAATGTTTAACCTCCCTATTAAAATCGGTTTAGCACTTGGAGGAGCTATTGGTGCATTCGGTTTAGCATGGGCTGGTTACGAAGTTGGGGCTGAAATTAGTCCTGATTTTATCAGTAAATTTATGATTATTTTGGGGATCGCTCCTGGAGCTATTGCTTTATTCGGTGCAGTAGTTATGTTCTTTGGTTATAAGATTTCAGACGAAGATGCAGCAATGTATGCGGCTGAAAATGCTAAAGCAATGGGTATGCCAATTCCTGGCGCACCGGAAGGACCTGATGTTCCCGGAGAAGAAGAAACTGTAGTCGTTACACAATAATATAAGAGGCGTAATGCCTCTTTTTATTATATAAAGAAAAGTGAATTTTGTTACTACTGATCGTCTTGCTCCAATTGTGATAGGGGATTATTATTCATTGTTTCTCTTAACACTTCTTCGTTAGTATGGGTATAAATCTGGGTAGTTGATACATTTTCGTGACCAAGTATTTCCTGGACCGATCTGATATCGGCATTACCGTAACGAAACATGAGGGTAGCTGCCGTGTGGCGCAATTTATGAACGCTAATTTCATCAGCATTGAGGCCGCACTCCAGCAAATGTTTTTTAACCATGTGCTGCACTGCCCGATTACTGATCGGTCCATTTTTTTGGCTGAGGAAGAGATAGGGTGAATCAGACTCTGGCCGTATAACCAGATAAGCATTTATAGCTTTAAGACAGGCGTGGTTTAAAAAGACTGTACGTTCTTTATTGCCCTTACCAATAATTTTTAAGGTGTCATTTTTTATATTGGTCATTTTAATCTGGGTTAGCTCAGATAAACGCATTCCGCAGTTTAAAAAGAGGGTAATAATCGCAAAATCACGCTCTTTATGTCGTCCTTTAATTCCTTTTAGCAGATCTACTGCCTCATCCCATTCGAGATATTTTGCATGTCGGGCAGGAAGTTTAGGCATTTCCAGATCAATAACTGGGTTAGGACCAAAGTATTTTTGCTTATTACATAGATAATTGAAAAACGAGCGTAGGGAAGAGACTTTTCGACTTCTGGCATAATCTGAATTATTACGCTCTTTACTGACATATGACAAAAATGCGTATAGGATGCCTAAGTTAATTTCCATTAAGTCATCCAAAGAGACATCATTGATCTGAATCTGATCAAAATCCTGAGATTGTGGAACCATAGCAAAATAGCGTTTGATGAACCGAAAAAAAATAATCAGATCATATTCATAAGCTTTAGCTGATTTTTCTGAATAACCTTTGATGGTCAGTAGATAATTTAAAAATTCATCGATTATCGGATTTTGGAATTTAACTAAGTTTTCTTTTTGAACCATTGTTGACCTCATAAGTTTGGATTTGATTTTGTGTTACAAAAGTGACTTTTACCATATTATAACAAAAAATGCAATAAATGTCACGAAACTTACATTTCGTGACATTATATTTTATGTGTTTTAAGTGTTTGAATTATACTCACTACTTTTATCGTTAAAGATAAATTAGGTCCCTTTAATTAGTGACTGAACAATTTACGCTAAAAGCAGTTATACATAAAATGGCAAATATTTTTCTCGATGTTTTGAATTATTTCATTTATACTTTTCTAGCTTAAATATTTTTATAAATCCTAATTTGAATCGTATCGTTTATAGACGGTAATTCACATATTATTTGAAAATTATCCCTTATTTACGTAATAATTTTACTCAGAATAAAATTACATGCGGCATCTGAACCACCGGCTGTCCTAAAACTTTTTCCAATTTTTTCTGCATTTTCTCGATAAGTCTGTTGATTGATGATTTGGTTAACTGCATCTCTAATATCATTTGGGTCACTTCTTTTAAGTCTAATACCAGCACCTAGTTTTTCAGTTTGGCTGGCTACTATTCCCTGTTCGCTGTGCTGTGGGAAAAGAACCATTGGAACCCCCCAATAAAGGCTTTCACTAACGCTGTTCATACCAGAATGTGTTAAAAAACAATCGGTATCCTTTAATACTTCAATTTGATTAACTCTACCTTGTATTTTAAAATTTTCCTGTAGTGTTTCTAATTGTTTTAGATCAGTTTTTTCACCAACTGACATAATTACATCAAAATTAGAATCTTTTAAGGCTTCAATGCATTGCTGATAAAATTTATCGTTCTGATTTAGTACTGTTCCAAGTGAAATATAGATTAGTTTTCGAGATTTTTTTTTCCGGCAGTTGTTTAAAGGTTCGAATAGAGAAGGTCCAACAAATGCGAATCTGTCTGAGAAGGTGTCAGACATTGGTTGAAAAAGTTTTGATGTATAGACAATCGTATTGGTATTATTATCGTTTTGAATGATATCAACAAAACTATTGATTTCGTAGCCAAGTTTATTTAGCCTTCTAATTGAATGACTAATTCTAGGCATTCCCAGAAACATTCTAAAGATTTCCTTTATGCCTGGTTTCATCATTTTTGCCGAATACATATTAAAAGCAAATGTCGTTGTTGAACTGATATATAGGATATTTAGTTTTCGTGCAAACAGTTTTCCCCAGAAACAGACAGAGTCTGAGACAATACAATCAGGACTAATAGCGTTAATTTGATTAAGAACTTCATTTTCCATATTAATGGTAGTATCGGTAACCATTTTAATTAAAGCAGAAAAATCTTTACCAGCTTTTTTATCCAACTCATCTTGGTTGGCTTGTGGTAAAAATACGTCACATCCGACAAAAAAGGCCCCAGCAGATTCTATTTTTTCGCGAAACATTTCAAAAGAAAAGTAGGTAACCTCACATCCGGATTTAACCAGAGCTTTAACGACTGGAATTGTTGGATTGGTATGACCATGCGCAGGAATATTAAAAAAAACAATTTTATTCATCGCAGTCCCTCCCCGCCTTTTCGATCATTTTTGCAAAATTTAGAAATCTATTAGCTTTGATTATTGCAATCCCCTGAGAATCGTCATCACCTAGAATTACTAATTTATCGTCAGCTGAAAACTGGTATAATTCACAGGCATTTTTGGGTAAAATCAGTTCTCTGTTTTCATTCATTTTTATAACCCCAAAAAAATGTTTGCCTTTAGGTGCTAAAGACAACAGACTATCTTCGTCATGATCATAACACAATGCTTCCAGCGAAATCTCAAATATATCTGATAAAATATGACATTGGTAGATATCTGGAACGGATACGCCATTTTCCCATTTTGCAATTGTTTGCCTAGAAACATCGACCTTTTCAGCCAGTTTTTCCTGTGACCAGTTTTTGCTTTTTCTTAAGATACGAATATTTTTATCGATCAAATTTTTCCTCATTTCGTTGCTAGCGCTTATACTAAAAATATTTTGGTTAATAAGTGAAGCATTAAATAATATGTTTTATAGATCTCTATATAATCAGTTTATTTCAGATAGACAGTTTTTAATAAATTTCTTATAAAATAAGTATAACCGAAAATATCGGATTGTCTATCAACCATTTGAAGCAATTTTTGTTAAAAATTATAGCATATTATATTAAATTAGATATTTTATTAATGATCTATGATGTAACTTGAATTTCTAGCGTAAAGTGTTATAATAGTTCTAATAGTATGTCATTAAGAAAAGATTCAGATTCGATAAATTGCTCAAAATATACTGATATATAAATGCAAACTGAGCGACTGCCTTCTTATAATGTTGTATCTAATTTATGAAAGGAGAATGATAATGGAATTATTTCAAATGGATACCGTGAAACTTCAGACCAACATGAATACAACCAGTCAGGTTGGTGCCACTGAACTAAAATCTGTTGCTGGTGAAAACGAAGGAATGGCTTCAGCAACGGAGGCTAACAGTAATTATCGTTATGATACCTTGGATCTCAGTGAGGGCTATTTGAATTTTAAAACCAAAGATGAAAATAGCAGCGCTGATGGAGATACGAATCTTCAAAACTCAAGTGAACTATCACCCCAGAAATCTATTATTTCTGAAGAAATCCAAAATGCAATAGAACAACTGACTGGAAACAGTCAGAAAGCGGATGATAGCTCAGATTATGAGGATTTGTCTGGTTATACCAGTATGGAACTGAGGGCGCTTTTTCAGGAAGGCAAAATCACAGCTTCCCAGTATAATGATGAGGCTAGTGCTAGGGCTGATGTTTTAGCACAAAGTGATCCAGCTCCTCAGGAAACTAAAGCACCTGATCCAGCTATGCTGAAAAAACAGCCAGAACCGGCCCAAGCGAATCAACTCTTTTGAAGTAAATGAAAAAAGAACAGTTATCACTGTTCTTTTTTTTGTATGGTTATCAATATAAATTGTGGTAACTGAGTTAAACTGTTTTTGCATACATACAGGAATCTAGAATTTCTCCATTTTTGTAAATACTTTTCTTAAATATTCCCTCCAGCTCAAAGCCGGCATTTTCCAGGGTTTTTCTAGCAGCAGTGTTTTTTTCAAAAGGACGTGCATAGATTCGAAGCATATCAAAATCACTAAAACCCTTTTCACAAATATCTTTGATCGCTGAGACCATAATCCCTTTACCCCAAAACGGTTCACCTAGCCAGAAGCCAAGCTCTCCACTGCGACAGCTCACGTCATCCTGTGACAGGAGGCT
This genomic interval from Eubacteriaceae bacterium ES3 contains the following:
- a CDS encoding tyrosine recombinase XerC, whose protein sequence is MVQKENLVKFQNPIIDEFLNYLLTIKGYSEKSAKAYEYDLIIFFRFIKRYFAMVPQSQDFDQIQINDVSLDDLMEINLGILYAFLSYVSKERNNSDYARSRKVSSLRSFFNYLCNKQKYFGPNPVIDLEMPKLPARHAKYLEWDEAVDLLKGIKGRHKERDFAIITLFLNCGMRLSELTQIKMTNIKNDTLKIIGKGNKERTVFLNHACLKAINAYLVIRPESDSPYLFLSQKNGPISNRAVQHMVKKHLLECGLNADEISVHKLRHTAATLMFRYGNADIRSVQEILGHENVSTTQIYTHTNEEVLRETMNNNPLSQLEQDDQ
- a CDS encoding glycosyltransferase → MNKIVFFNIPAHGHTNPTIPVVKALVKSGCEVTYFSFEMFREKIESAGAFFVGCDVFLPQANQDELDKKAGKDFSALIKMVTDTTINMENEVLNQINAISPDCIVSDSVCFWGKLFARKLNILYISSTTTFAFNMYSAKMMKPGIKEIFRMFLGMPRISHSIRRLNKLGYEINSFVDIIQNDNNTNTIVYTSKLFQPMSDTFSDRFAFVGPSLFEPLNNCRKKKSRKLIYISLGTVLNQNDKFYQQCIEALKDSNFDVIMSVGEKTDLKQLETLQENFKIQGRVNQIEVLKDTDCFLTHSGMNSVSESLYWGVPMVLFPQHSEQGIVASQTEKLGAGIRLKRSDPNDIRDAVNQIINQQTYRENAEKIGKSFRTAGGSDAACNFILSKIIT
- a CDS encoding helix-turn-helix transcriptional regulator; its protein translation is MIDKNIRILRKSKNWSQEKLAEKVDVSRQTIAKWENGVSVPDIYQCHILSDIFEISLEALCYDHDEDSLLSLAPKGKHFFGVIKMNENRELILPKNACELYQFSADDKLVILGDDDSQGIAIIKANRFLNFAKMIEKAGRDCDE
- a CDS encoding GNAT family N-acetyltransferase; translation: MDYILRPWKLSDAESIVPLANNDKIAGNLRNTFPHPYTLDDAHMFITKSIQLNKRKQLNQAIVVDDSPIGSISLLSQDDVSCRSGELGFWLGEPFWGKGIMVSAIKDICEKGFSDFDMLRIYARPFEKNTAARKTLENAGFELEGIFKKSIYKNGEILDSCMYAKTV